One Pseudonocardia abyssalis DNA segment encodes these proteins:
- the mug gene encoding G/U mismatch-specific DNA glycosylase, translating into MTRRRLPGPAELAAARERTIADVLPGPADPALRVLFCGINPGLVSAATGHHFARPGNRFWPVLHGAGFSPRLLAPAEQGELAGLGLGITNLVARATARADELADDEVVTGGERLRELVAQREPAWLAVVGITSYRTAFGMRKAVVGRQDERWGRTGVWVLPNPSGLNAHWRVDAMVEEFARLRAET; encoded by the coding sequence GTGACGCGTCGACGCCTCCCCGGTCCCGCCGAGCTGGCGGCGGCCCGCGAACGGACGATCGCCGACGTCCTGCCCGGCCCCGCCGACCCGGCGCTGCGGGTGCTGTTCTGCGGCATCAACCCGGGGCTGGTCTCCGCCGCGACCGGGCACCACTTCGCGCGGCCGGGCAACCGGTTCTGGCCGGTGCTGCACGGCGCCGGGTTCAGCCCGCGGCTGCTCGCCCCGGCCGAGCAGGGGGAGCTGGCCGGGCTCGGGCTGGGCATCACGAACCTCGTCGCCCGCGCCACGGCCCGCGCCGACGAGCTGGCCGACGACGAGGTCGTCACGGGCGGGGAGCGGTTGCGGGAGCTGGTGGCGCAGCGGGAACCGGCCTGGCTCGCGGTCGTCGGGATCACCTCGTACCGGACGGCGTTCGGCATGCGGAAGGCCGTGGTCGGCCGCCAGGACGAGAGGTGGGGCCGCACCGGCGTGTGGGTCCTGCCGAACCCCAGCGGCCTCAACGCGCACTGGAGAGTCGACGCGATGGTGGAGGAGTTCGCCCGGCTGCGCGCCGAGACCTAG
- a CDS encoding ATP-dependent DNA ligase — protein sequence MDLPVMPPVKPMLAKPVATIPDGQLYEPKWDGFRSIIFRDGDEVEIGSRNEKPMTRYFPEVVEAVKANFPERAVIDGEIVVLDREHNTLEFEVLQQRIHPAASRVKMLSETTPASFVAFDLLALGDHDLTGLPFSERRAALERALADAEPPVHITPLTRDTALAQQWFEQFEGAGLDGLIAKKPDQAYQPDKRVMAKIKHERTCDCVVAGYRVHKSGPDVIGSLLLGLFDERGVLASVGVIGAFPMARRRELFEEMQPLVTTFDEHPWAWAKQEEGERTPRKGEGSRWNNGKDLSFVPLRPERVVEVRYDYMEGARFRHTAQFVRWREDRTPESCTYAQLEQAVDFDLAEVLGLS from the coding sequence GTGGACCTGCCCGTGATGCCCCCGGTCAAGCCGATGCTGGCCAAGCCCGTGGCCACCATCCCCGACGGCCAGCTCTACGAACCCAAGTGGGACGGCTTCCGCTCGATCATCTTCCGCGACGGCGACGAGGTCGAGATCGGCAGCCGCAACGAGAAGCCGATGACGCGGTACTTCCCCGAGGTCGTCGAGGCGGTGAAGGCCAACTTCCCGGAGCGGGCGGTGATCGACGGCGAGATCGTCGTGCTGGACCGGGAGCACAACACGCTGGAGTTCGAGGTCCTCCAGCAGCGCATCCACCCCGCCGCGAGCCGGGTGAAGATGCTGTCGGAGACCACGCCGGCCAGCTTCGTCGCCTTCGACCTGCTGGCGCTGGGCGACCACGACCTCACCGGCCTGCCCTTCAGCGAGCGCCGCGCCGCCCTGGAGCGGGCGCTGGCCGACGCAGAGCCGCCGGTGCACATCACCCCGCTGACCCGCGACACCGCGCTCGCGCAGCAGTGGTTCGAGCAGTTCGAGGGTGCCGGGCTCGACGGGCTGATCGCGAAGAAGCCCGACCAGGCCTACCAGCCCGACAAGCGCGTGATGGCGAAGATCAAGCACGAGCGCACCTGCGACTGTGTGGTGGCCGGGTACCGCGTGCACAAGTCCGGTCCCGACGTGATCGGCTCGCTGCTGCTCGGGCTGTTCGACGAGCGTGGCGTCCTCGCCTCCGTCGGCGTGATCGGCGCGTTCCCGATGGCCCGGCGCCGCGAGCTGTTCGAGGAGATGCAGCCGCTCGTCACCACGTTCGACGAGCACCCGTGGGCGTGGGCGAAGCAGGAGGAGGGCGAGCGAACCCCGCGCAAGGGCGAGGGCAGCCGCTGGAACAACGGCAAGGACCTGTCGTTCGTGCCCCTGCGACCGGAGCGGGTCGTCGAGGTGCGCTACGACTACATGGAGGGCGCGCGGTTCCGGCACACCGCCCAGTTCGTGCGCTGGCGCGAGGACCGCACGCCGGAGTCGTGCACGTACGCGCAGCTGGAGCAGGCCGTCGACTTCGACCTGGCCGAGGTCCTCGGCCTCTCCTGA
- a CDS encoding multicopper oxidase family protein: MTSRRQFLRLAGAGAGLLALGACAGPTSGTLLSLGAGEVGLDLAGTRVTTWGYDGTVPGPEIRLRAGETLRVPLVNALPEPTTVHWHGISLPNAMDGTPGLTQPPIAPGTDFEYAFTVPDAGTHWYHAHSGHQLDRGLYGALIVEPAVEELSYDREYTLLLDDWRDGVDTGRDHAGHDETEPPAERVSFGGRFYPLMLVNARPPADPAVFDVRRGDRVRLRVINAAADTGFRFAIDGHPLTVTHGDGMPVRPVSVDALRIGMGERYDVLVDASEPGAWQIGVLPEGKAGFGRAVLRYADAPATATPPADAHPAGLDGRLLTYDDLVSTGPEEVPTTGGPDRTFALTLRGTDIDVDGLGPDEPLPVHRGEWVRITVRNESAVFHPVHLHGHHFQLATPGRALKDTAVVAARGGALTFDWRADNPGEWMIHCHNHHHMEDGMMRTIGYR, encoded by the coding sequence GTGACCTCCCGACGGCAGTTCCTGCGGCTCGCCGGGGCGGGCGCCGGGCTCCTCGCGCTCGGGGCATGCGCGGGCCCGACGTCGGGGACGCTCCTGTCGCTCGGTGCCGGCGAGGTCGGTCTCGACCTCGCCGGCACCCGCGTGACGACGTGGGGTTACGACGGCACCGTCCCCGGCCCGGAGATCCGTCTCCGGGCCGGGGAGACGCTGCGCGTCCCGCTGGTCAACGCCCTCCCCGAGCCGACGACCGTGCACTGGCACGGGATCTCGCTGCCCAACGCGATGGACGGGACCCCGGGCCTGACCCAGCCGCCGATCGCTCCGGGCACCGACTTCGAGTACGCCTTCACGGTGCCCGACGCGGGCACGCACTGGTACCACGCCCACTCCGGGCACCAGCTCGACCGCGGCCTGTACGGCGCGTTGATCGTCGAGCCGGCCGTCGAGGAGCTGTCCTACGACCGCGAGTACACGCTGCTGCTCGACGACTGGCGCGACGGCGTCGACACCGGCCGCGACCACGCAGGCCACGACGAGACGGAGCCGCCGGCCGAGCGTGTCTCGTTCGGGGGGCGGTTCTACCCGTTGATGCTGGTCAACGCCCGGCCCCCGGCCGACCCCGCCGTGTTCGACGTGCGCCGCGGCGACCGTGTGCGACTGCGGGTGATCAACGCGGCCGCCGACACCGGCTTCCGGTTCGCGATCGACGGGCACCCGCTCACCGTGACCCACGGCGACGGGATGCCGGTGCGGCCCGTCAGCGTCGACGCCCTGCGGATCGGCATGGGCGAGCGCTACGACGTCCTGGTCGACGCCTCCGAGCCGGGTGCGTGGCAGATCGGGGTCCTGCCCGAGGGCAAGGCCGGGTTCGGCCGGGCCGTCCTGCGCTACGCGGACGCGCCCGCCACGGCCACCCCGCCCGCCGACGCGCACCCGGCCGGGCTCGACGGGCGTCTGCTCACCTACGACGACCTGGTGAGCACCGGACCGGAGGAGGTCCCGACGACCGGCGGCCCCGACCGCACCTTCGCGCTGACCCTGCGCGGCACCGACATCGACGTCGACGGCCTCGGCCCCGACGAACCACTCCCGGTGCACCGGGGCGAGTGGGTGCGCATCACCGTCCGCAACGAGAGCGCGGTCTTCCACCCGGTGCACCTGCACGGGCACCACTTCCAGCTCGCCACGCCCGGCCGGGCCCTCAAGGACACCGCGGTGGTCGCTGCGCGCGGGGGCGCCCTGACGTTCGACTGGCGCGCCGACAACCCCGGCGAGTGGATGATCCACTGCCACAACCACCACCACATGGAGGACGGGATGATGCGGACGATCGGCTACCGGTAG
- a CDS encoding SDR family NAD(P)-dependent oxidoreductase: MTTASRVTTPFTATSTALEVVADVDLTGRRAIVTGASSGIGIETARALAAANADVTLAVRDLDAGVRAAADIVASTGNDHVLVAPLDLADQDSIRSFVRTWDGPLHMLVGNAGVMATPELRTREGWELQFATNHLGHFALATGLHLALAAAGDARIVSVSSSAHLRSPVVFDDVHYLTRPYVPAIAYAQSKTANVLFAVEATRRWADDGIVANAVMPGGVRTRLQRHLVSPELGRTQGPVRWKTPAQGAATSVLLAASPVVAGIGGRYFEDCAEAGPTRPGSRTGVAGHALDPEAAARLWDESVRTLA; the protein is encoded by the coding sequence ATGACCACCGCATCCCGTGTCACCACCCCCTTCACCGCCACCTCCACCGCACTCGAGGTCGTCGCCGACGTCGACCTCACCGGTCGCCGCGCGATCGTCACTGGCGCCTCCTCCGGCATCGGGATCGAGACGGCCCGGGCGCTCGCGGCCGCGAACGCCGACGTCACCCTGGCCGTGCGGGATCTCGACGCGGGAGTGCGCGCCGCCGCCGACATCGTCGCGTCCACCGGCAACGACCACGTACTGGTCGCGCCCCTGGACCTCGCCGACCAGGACTCGATCCGGTCGTTCGTCCGCACCTGGGACGGCCCGCTGCACATGTTGGTCGGCAACGCCGGGGTCATGGCCACTCCGGAGCTGCGCACCCGCGAGGGGTGGGAGCTGCAGTTCGCGACCAACCACCTCGGCCACTTCGCGCTGGCCACCGGACTCCACCTCGCGCTCGCCGCCGCCGGGGACGCGCGGATCGTCTCGGTCAGCTCGAGTGCGCACCTGCGCTCGCCGGTCGTGTTCGACGACGTGCACTACCTGACCCGGCCGTACGTGCCGGCCATCGCGTACGCGCAGTCCAAGACGGCGAACGTGCTCTTCGCGGTGGAGGCCACCCGCCGCTGGGCCGACGACGGCATCGTCGCCAACGCCGTGATGCCCGGCGGCGTCCGGACCCGGCTGCAGCGTCACCTCGTCTCCCCGGAGCTCGGCCGGACGCAGGGTCCGGTGCGCTGGAAGACCCCGGCCCAGGGCGCGGCCACCTCGGTGCTGCTCGCGGCGTCGCCGGTGGTGGCCGGGATCGGCGGCCGCTACTTCGAGGACTGCGCGGAGGCGGGACCCACGCGGCCCGGGTCCCGCACCGGGGTCGCCGGGCACGCCCTCGACCCGGAGGCCGCGGCCCGCCTGTGGGACGAGTCGGTCCGCACTCTCGCCTGA
- a CDS encoding cupredoxin domain-containing protein encodes MTTSPTRLAACTAASVLALVLGGCGGAPAAPPPATTDVTTASDGSTEVATFCQSVVDVEAGLAGGPPVDFATATPQEIQTAVREWGTTVEPLLAAVDAAAPAAVATDAGTLTRLTRQALSTGDESVFESPEFVAAEDGTDTYMVSECGYEQVEITAADYEYQGLPETLTAGIKAVTLVNEGEEAHEVGIVRVNDDVTLSVEEILALGEAEGMAAVTFTGAAFAGPGESDTAFISIDEPGRYGVACFIPEGSTAGAEGAGPPHFTLGMLGDFTVT; translated from the coding sequence ATGACGACCTCACCCACCCGGCTGGCGGCCTGCACCGCCGCGTCGGTGCTCGCGCTCGTACTGGGCGGCTGCGGCGGCGCTCCCGCCGCTCCCCCACCCGCCACCACCGACGTCACCACCGCGTCCGACGGATCCACGGAGGTGGCGACGTTCTGCCAGTCGGTCGTCGACGTCGAGGCCGGGCTGGCCGGTGGGCCGCCCGTCGACTTCGCGACGGCCACGCCGCAGGAGATCCAGACCGCGGTGCGGGAGTGGGGCACGACGGTGGAGCCGCTGCTCGCCGCCGTCGACGCCGCCGCGCCCGCGGCGGTCGCCACCGACGCCGGCACCCTGACCCGGCTGACCCGCCAGGCACTGTCCACAGGCGACGAGTCCGTCTTCGAGTCCCCCGAGTTCGTGGCGGCCGAGGACGGCACCGACACCTACATGGTCTCCGAGTGCGGCTACGAGCAGGTGGAGATCACCGCGGCCGACTACGAGTACCAGGGTCTGCCGGAGACGCTCACCGCGGGGATCAAGGCCGTCACGCTGGTCAACGAGGGCGAGGAGGCCCACGAGGTCGGGATCGTCCGGGTCAACGACGACGTCACACTGTCGGTCGAGGAGATCCTCGCGCTCGGGGAGGCCGAGGGGATGGCCGCGGTGACGTTCACGGGGGCCGCGTTCGCCGGCCCCGGCGAGTCGGACACCGCCTTCATCAGCATCGACGAGCCCGGCCGCTACGGCGTGGCCTGCTTCATCCCGGAGGGCAGCACGGCGGGCGCCGAGGGCGCCGGTCCGCCGCACTTCACCCTCGGGATGCTGGGGGACTTCACCGTCACGTGA
- a CDS encoding TetR/AcrR family transcriptional regulator, whose amino-acid sequence MASDGRRAKGERRRRLLLDATLRLVGRAGVAAVTQRAVAAEAEVAPSAVLYYFPTVDELLVAALVDVNDRWVAAVGDLPADRSDALDALAELVVASPTGDEGLAEFELYLLAARRPELRPELDRWWHALDDLAARLAPDREVAFAAALDGLFLRASTGVDLPDVRTVLEQLTS is encoded by the coding sequence ATGGCGTCTGACGGGCGACGGGCCAAGGGGGAGCGACGCAGGCGGCTGCTGCTCGACGCGACCCTGCGGCTCGTCGGCCGGGCGGGCGTCGCGGCCGTCACCCAGCGCGCCGTCGCGGCCGAGGCGGAGGTGGCGCCCAGCGCGGTCCTGTACTACTTCCCGACCGTCGACGAGCTGCTGGTCGCCGCGCTCGTCGACGTCAACGACCGGTGGGTGGCGGCCGTGGGTGACCTGCCCGCCGACCGGTCCGACGCCCTGGACGCGCTCGCGGAGCTGGTGGTGGCGAGCCCGACCGGGGACGAGGGTCTGGCGGAGTTCGAGCTCTACCTGCTCGCGGCCCGCCGCCCCGAGTTGCGCCCGGAGCTCGACCGCTGGTGGCACGCCCTCGACGACCTCGCCGCCCGGCTCGCCCCGGACCGGGAGGTGGCGTTCGCGGCCGCGCTGGACGGGCTGTTCCTGCGGGCCTCGACGGGCGTCGACCTGCCGGACGTCCGGACGGTGCTGGAGCAGCTGACGTCGTGA
- a CDS encoding TetR/AcrR family transcriptional regulator, translating into MTPDTHPMRADARRNRERVLAAAVRAFSQQGPDATLEAIAKDAGVGIGTLYRHFPTREALVEAVYRNEVTRLCGAASDLLTQLPTDRALRVWMDRFVDYMTTKRGMGDALRALAASGGHPFAASRERMVEALSSLLGAGATAGTLRGDVEPADVLASISGIGLAAAEPAQAARMLDLLMDGLRTSAHS; encoded by the coding sequence GTGACGCCCGACACACATCCGATGCGCGCCGACGCGCGGCGCAACCGTGAGCGCGTGCTCGCCGCGGCCGTCCGCGCGTTCTCGCAGCAGGGTCCGGACGCCACGCTGGAGGCCATCGCGAAGGACGCCGGCGTCGGCATCGGCACGCTCTACCGGCACTTCCCCACCCGCGAGGCGCTGGTCGAGGCGGTCTACCGCAACGAGGTCACCCGGCTGTGCGGTGCGGCGTCCGACCTGCTCACCCAGCTGCCCACCGACCGCGCACTGCGGGTCTGGATGGACCGCTTCGTCGACTACATGACGACCAAGCGCGGCATGGGTGACGCGCTGCGCGCCCTGGCCGCGTCCGGCGGACACCCGTTCGCCGCGAGCCGCGAACGCATGGTCGAGGCCCTGTCGTCGCTGCTCGGCGCCGGTGCCACGGCCGGCACCCTGCGCGGCGACGTCGAGCCGGCCGATGTGCTCGCGAGCATCAGCGGCATCGGCCTCGCCGCGGCCGAACCGGCCCAGGCCGCCCGCATGCTCGATCTCCTGATGGACGGCCTGCGCACTTCAGCGCACTCCTAG
- the pip gene encoding prolyl aminopeptidase: MSEPYDHGMLDVGDGQLIRWDVRGNPSGTPAVVVHGGPGSGAPTGTPRSFDPQRYRVVSYDQRGCGGSTPHAADPSTSLGTNTTAHLVADLERLRTHLGIDRWVVFGGSWGSTLALAYAQAHPERVRALLLVAVTTTRRSEIDWLYRGVGRFLPREWAVFRAQHDDPDLLGGYVRLLADPDAAVRERAALAWATWEDAVLSLEPTARRGVYSGRPSRDLLALTRICAHYFSNGAFLDEGALIRDAGRLAGIPGVLIHGRLDMGGPLATAWELAAAWPGAELHVVEDAGHLGNAEFGELIRTALDRFADA; this comes from the coding sequence GTGAGCGAGCCGTACGACCACGGGATGCTCGACGTCGGCGACGGCCAGCTGATCCGCTGGGACGTCCGCGGCAACCCGTCCGGGACACCGGCCGTGGTGGTGCACGGCGGCCCGGGTTCGGGTGCGCCGACGGGCACGCCGCGGAGCTTCGACCCGCAGCGCTACCGCGTCGTCTCCTACGACCAGCGCGGGTGCGGCGGCTCGACCCCGCACGCCGCCGACCCGTCGACGTCGCTGGGGACGAACACGACGGCGCACCTCGTCGCCGACCTGGAGCGGTTGCGCACCCACCTCGGGATCGACCGCTGGGTCGTGTTCGGCGGGTCGTGGGGCTCCACGCTCGCGCTCGCCTACGCGCAGGCCCACCCGGAGCGGGTCCGTGCGCTGCTGCTGGTGGCCGTCACCACGACCCGGCGCAGCGAGATCGACTGGCTCTACCGCGGCGTCGGCCGGTTCCTGCCGCGCGAGTGGGCGGTGTTCCGGGCGCAGCACGACGATCCCGACCTGCTCGGCGGCTATGTCCGGCTGCTCGCCGACCCCGACGCCGCGGTGCGGGAGCGCGCGGCGCTGGCCTGGGCGACGTGGGAGGACGCGGTGCTCTCGCTGGAGCCGACCGCCCGCAGGGGCGTCTACAGCGGGCGCCCGTCGCGTGACCTGCTCGCCCTGACCCGGATCTGCGCCCACTACTTCTCCAACGGCGCGTTCCTCGACGAGGGAGCACTGATCCGCGACGCCGGTCGGCTCGCCGGGATCCCGGGTGTGCTGATCCACGGCCGCCTCGACATGGGCGGCCCGCTGGCCACGGCGTGGGAGCTGGCTGCGGCCTGGCCCGGCGCCGAGCTGCACGTCGTCGAGGACGCGGGGCACCTGGGCAACGCGGAGTTCGGCGAGCTGATCCGCACGGCCCTCGACCGGTTCGCCGACGCCTGA
- the dxr gene encoding 1-deoxy-D-xylulose-5-phosphate reductoisomerase, whose amino-acid sequence MNTRSVLVLGSTGSVGTQALDLLDAHPDRFTVAGLAAGGSDVALLMQQIRRFGVRRVAVADPAAAQSLRRAMPSAGMRGVEVLSGPGAATELTRGAGADIVLNGITGSVGLGPTLAALESGATLALANKESLVSGGRLVTGAAAPGQIVPVDSEHSALAQCLRGGRAEEVATLVLTASGGPFRGRTREELAGVTVEEALAHPTWAMGPVITINSATLVNKGLEVIEAHLLFDVPYDRIGVVVHPQSIVHSMVTFLDGSTLAQASPPDMTLPIALALGWPERLEGAALPCTWATPQTWEFEPLDEDAFTGVRLARRAGETGGCLPAVLNAANEEAVAAFVAGALPFTGITDLLDRVLDAADGWTDDPASVDDVLAAEDWARAHAREAAGVSR is encoded by the coding sequence ATGAACACCCGATCCGTGCTCGTGCTGGGCTCCACCGGCTCGGTGGGCACGCAGGCGCTCGACCTGCTCGACGCCCACCCCGACCGCTTCACCGTCGCCGGCCTCGCCGCGGGCGGGAGCGACGTCGCACTCCTGATGCAGCAGATCCGCCGCTTCGGCGTGCGCCGGGTCGCCGTCGCCGACCCGGCGGCCGCGCAGTCGCTGCGCCGCGCGATGCCGTCGGCCGGGATGCGGGGTGTCGAGGTGCTGTCCGGCCCCGGCGCCGCCACCGAGCTGACGCGCGGCGCGGGCGCCGACATCGTCCTCAACGGCATCACCGGCTCCGTGGGCCTGGGCCCGACGCTGGCCGCGCTGGAGTCCGGGGCCACGCTGGCGCTCGCCAACAAGGAGTCGCTCGTGTCCGGCGGGCGGCTGGTCACGGGGGCGGCGGCGCCGGGGCAGATCGTGCCCGTCGACTCCGAGCACTCCGCGCTGGCCCAGTGCCTGCGCGGCGGCCGCGCCGAGGAGGTCGCGACGCTCGTGCTCACCGCGTCCGGCGGCCCCTTCCGCGGCCGCACCCGCGAGGAGCTCGCCGGCGTCACCGTCGAGGAGGCGCTGGCCCACCCGACCTGGGCGATGGGCCCGGTGATCACCATCAACTCGGCCACCCTGGTCAACAAGGGGCTCGAGGTGATCGAGGCGCACCTGCTCTTCGACGTGCCCTACGACCGGATCGGGGTCGTGGTGCACCCGCAGTCGATCGTGCACTCGATGGTCACCTTCCTCGACGGCTCCACCCTCGCGCAGGCCAGCCCCCCGGACATGACGCTGCCGATCGCGCTCGCGCTGGGCTGGCCGGAGAGGCTGGAGGGGGCGGCACTGCCGTGCACCTGGGCGACACCGCAGACCTGGGAGTTCGAGCCGCTCGACGAGGACGCGTTCACCGGCGTGCGGCTCGCCCGGCGCGCGGGGGAGACCGGGGGCTGCCTGCCCGCGGTCCTCAACGCGGCCAACGAGGAGGCGGTCGCGGCGTTCGTCGCCGGCGCGCTCCCGTTCACCGGCATCACCGACCTGCTCGACCGCGTGCTCGACGCCGCGGACGGCTGGACGGACGACCCCGCTAGCGTGGACGACGTGCTGGCGGCGGAGGACTGGGCCCGGGCGCACGCCCGCGAGGCAGCAGGAGTGTCCCGATGA
- the rlmN gene encoding 23S rRNA (adenine(2503)-C(2))-methyltransferase RlmN encodes MTSLPLVFDAPKRALPPRHLADLDPADRRAAVADLGLPGFRADQVARHYFGRFTADVDAMTDLSPAAREALRPLLPALVTPVLEQDCDDGTTRKTLWKGHDGTRAESVLMGYPDRATVCVSSQAGCGMACPFCATGQGGLERNMSTGEIVEQVRQAAAAARDGALGAPARLSNVVFMGMGEPLANYKRVVAALRRITSPAPDGLGISARGVTVSTVGLVPAIDKLAAEGIPVTLAVSLHTPDDELRDTLVPVNNRWKVDEVLDAARRYATITGRRVSIEYALIRDVNDHPWRADLLGKKLAQRIGKHRVHVNLIPLNPTPGSEWDASPRRVQDEFVRRVEAAGVACTVRDTRGREIAAACGQLAASQV; translated from the coding sequence ATGACTTCCCTCCCGCTCGTCTTCGACGCGCCCAAGCGCGCCCTGCCGCCCCGCCACCTCGCCGATCTCGACCCCGCCGACCGCCGTGCCGCCGTCGCCGATCTCGGCCTGCCCGGGTTCCGCGCCGACCAGGTCGCCCGGCACTACTTCGGCCGGTTCACCGCCGACGTCGACGCGATGACGGACCTGTCGCCCGCCGCCCGCGAGGCCCTGCGGCCGCTGCTGCCCGCGCTGGTCACGCCGGTGCTGGAGCAGGACTGCGACGACGGCACCACCCGTAAGACGCTGTGGAAGGGCCACGACGGCACCCGTGCGGAGTCGGTGCTGATGGGCTACCCCGACCGCGCCACGGTCTGCGTGTCGAGCCAGGCCGGCTGCGGGATGGCCTGCCCGTTCTGCGCCACCGGCCAGGGCGGGCTGGAGCGCAACATGTCGACGGGCGAGATCGTCGAGCAGGTCCGCCAGGCGGCCGCGGCCGCCCGCGACGGAGCGCTGGGCGCCCCCGCCCGGCTGTCCAACGTCGTGTTCATGGGGATGGGGGAGCCGCTCGCCAACTACAAGCGCGTGGTGGCGGCGCTGCGCCGGATCACCTCGCCGGCCCCCGACGGCCTGGGGATCTCCGCCCGCGGCGTCACCGTGTCGACGGTCGGGCTGGTTCCGGCGATCGACAAGCTCGCCGCGGAGGGCATCCCGGTCACGCTCGCGGTGTCACTGCACACGCCCGACGACGAGCTGCGCGACACGCTCGTGCCCGTCAACAACCGGTGGAAGGTCGACGAGGTGCTCGACGCCGCGCGCCGCTACGCCACGATCACCGGGCGTCGGGTGTCGATCGAGTACGCGCTGATCCGCGACGTCAACGACCACCCGTGGCGCGCCGACCTGCTGGGCAAGAAGCTCGCGCAGCGCATCGGCAAGCACCGCGTGCACGTCAACCTCATCCCGCTCAACCCCACGCCGGGCAGCGAGTGGGACGCCTCCCCGCGCCGGGTGCAGGACGAGTTCGTCCGGCGCGTCGAGGCCGCGGGGGTGGCGTGCACCGTGCGCGACACGCGCGGTCGCGAGATCGCCGCGGCCTGCGGGCAGCTGGCCGCCTCGCAGGTGTGA
- a CDS encoding Rieske (2Fe-2S) protein has product MPHPQLDRRTVVVGAAALTAGLTVAGCSAASTPSTPAVADGPLAPTTDVPVGGATIFADQGVVVTQATAGAFAAFSTVCPHQGCNVNAVEGTEIICPCHDSRFDLTGAVLTGPAESGLTSVPVTVSGTEITLG; this is encoded by the coding sequence GTGCCCCACCCCCAGTTGGACCGCCGCACCGTCGTCGTCGGAGCCGCCGCGTTGACCGCGGGCCTGACCGTGGCCGGCTGCTCGGCCGCCTCCACCCCGTCCACCCCGGCCGTGGCGGACGGGCCGCTGGCCCCCACCACCGACGTCCCCGTCGGCGGCGCGACGATCTTCGCCGACCAGGGCGTCGTCGTCACCCAGGCCACCGCGGGCGCGTTCGCCGCGTTCTCCACGGTCTGCCCGCACCAGGGCTGCAACGTCAACGCCGTCGAGGGCACCGAGATCATCTGTCCGTGCCACGACAGCCGCTTCGACCTCACCGGCGCCGTGCTCACCGGCCCCGCGGAGTCGGGCCTGACCAGCGTGCCCGTCACGGTCTCGGGCACCGAGATCACCCTCGGCTGA
- a CDS encoding DMT family transporter, giving the protein MWFWLAGAIAAEVTGTVALRYSEGFTRLVPSIVVVLGYGAAFYALSQALSRGMALGVAYGVWAAAGVALIALIGAAFLGEGLTWIQVGGIGLVIGGVLALELGGAPHGV; this is encoded by the coding sequence ATGTGGTTCTGGCTGGCCGGCGCGATCGCGGCCGAGGTGACGGGCACGGTGGCCCTGCGGTACTCCGAGGGGTTCACCCGGCTCGTGCCGTCGATCGTCGTGGTCCTGGGGTACGGCGCGGCGTTCTACGCCCTGTCCCAGGCCCTGTCGCGGGGGATGGCGCTCGGCGTCGCGTACGGGGTGTGGGCGGCGGCCGGGGTGGCGCTCATCGCGCTGATCGGGGCGGCGTTCCTGGGGGAGGGGCTGACCTGGATCCAGGTGGGCGGCATCGGCCTGGTGATCGGCGGGGTCCTCGCGCTGGAACTCGGCGGTGCCCCGCATGGCGTCTGA
- a CDS encoding DUF2631 domain-containing protein has product MASESRELAQRSAVDPEEEPSAEWGWHGSFPKGSLIAGWVVTVLMFVLLIGNHTGRTEDIWLIGTGVLMAAALVWQTLRKRNAWRR; this is encoded by the coding sequence ATGGCGAGTGAGTCCCGAGAGCTGGCGCAGCGATCCGCGGTCGATCCCGAGGAGGAGCCGTCGGCCGAGTGGGGGTGGCACGGCTCCTTCCCGAAGGGGTCGCTGATCGCCGGCTGGGTCGTCACCGTGCTCATGTTCGTCCTGCTGATCGGCAACCACACCGGCCGCACCGAGGACATCTGGCTGATCGGCACGGGCGTCCTCATGGCCGCCGCGCTCGTCTGGCAGACGCTGCGCAAGCGCAACGCCTGGCGTCGCTGA